In the Trinickia acidisoli genome, TACAAGGGTCCATCGCGAAATTTTACACCAGGCAGTTTACTTTTCTCGACAATAAACTACACTAGCAAGTCTACTTTTGTCTCAAGGTCCTCGCATGTCATCGATCCCCGATCTGATCAGCAGCGTTCTAGGTATGACGGCGGCGAAGCGCGGGCGCGCGTTGTCCAGCACTTCGCCGCAGCACGACGGCCAGCGTTTTCGCAACGTCGCGCCGCGTCCTGTCGAAGGATTGGGCAAGACCTTGGGTATTGCGTGGAATCTTCTGTTCAATAAACCGCGCGACACGGTCCCCGGCGGCGCGGTGCCGGTCGATGCGCTGACGCGCGCGCAACTCGATGCCGCGCCCGATCGCAGCCTCTATCGGCTCGGGCATTCCACCATGCTGTTGAAGCTGCGCGGCCAGTTTTGGTTGACCGATCCCGTGTTCGCCGAACGGGCGTCGCCGTTTCGGCACGTCGGCCCCAAGCGCTTTCACGCGCCGCCCATTGCGCTCGCGGATCTTCCGCCGCTGAGCGGCGTCATCCTGTCGCACGACCACTACGATCATTTGGATCGCGATGCAGTGCTCGCATTGGCCCCGACGACGAACCTGTTTCTCACGCCGCTCGGTGTCGGCGATCGGCTGATCGAATGGGGTATCGATGCATCGAAGGTGCGCCAGTTCGATTGGTGGCAGAGCGCGGAGATCGGCGCGTTGTCGTTTACTGCCACGCCCGCGCAGCATTTTTCCGGGCGCAGTTTGTTCGACGGCAACAGCACGCTCTGGGCATCGTGGGTCATCGTCGACGATGATGTGCGCGTGTTTTTCAGCGGCGACACCGGGTACTTCGATGGGTTCAAGACGATTGGCGAACGGCTCGGCCCGTTCGACGTGACGCTGATCGAAACGGGCGCGTACGACGTTCAGTGGCCCTATGTCCACATGCAACCCGAGCAGACTGTGCAAGCGCATATCGATTTGCGCGGCCGGTGGTTGCTGCCGGTTCATAACGGCACCTTCGATTTGGCGATGCATCGTTGGCACGAACCCTTCGAGCGTGTGATGTCGCTGAGCGCCGCGCGCGGCATTGCGATCTCGACGCCGCGCATGGGCGAGCGGCTCGATCTCGCCGCGCCGCATCGAGGCGAACGGTGGTGGCGCAACGTCGTCGAAGTCGCGGAAATGCCGAAGAAGGCATGGCGCCTATGTTCAGGCCGCGATGCAGGGCGTGCGAATCCTTAGGAATCCTTATCGATAAATTTCGAGCGGCGCGACGACGCAACGCGCCTGGATCGATCCTGTTTCAACTCATCGTGCCCGCATAGGCGGCCTTCAGCGCCGCCGTCAATCAGTTTCGTGACGCTTGCCTTCCTCGTGGCGTTCAAAATTC is a window encoding:
- a CDS encoding MBL fold metallo-hydrolase, with the protein product MSSIPDLISSVLGMTAAKRGRALSSTSPQHDGQRFRNVAPRPVEGLGKTLGIAWNLLFNKPRDTVPGGAVPVDALTRAQLDAAPDRSLYRLGHSTMLLKLRGQFWLTDPVFAERASPFRHVGPKRFHAPPIALADLPPLSGVILSHDHYDHLDRDAVLALAPTTNLFLTPLGVGDRLIEWGIDASKVRQFDWWQSAEIGALSFTATPAQHFSGRSLFDGNSTLWASWVIVDDDVRVFFSGDTGYFDGFKTIGERLGPFDVTLIETGAYDVQWPYVHMQPEQTVQAHIDLRGRWLLPVHNGTFDLAMHRWHEPFERVMSLSAARGIAISTPRMGERLDLAAPHRGERWWRNVVEVAEMPKKAWRLCSGRDAGRANP